From Penicillium digitatum chromosome 5, complete sequence, one genomic window encodes:
- a CDS encoding NAD-specific glutamate dehydrogenase, translating into MTNQTCSNCSVGSSNDKRLVGWVWNSPGRGTTNLITTCLATIFLCTWVVIHPRVYKRESYVNLHKVGLFMKTVFAPEVIAVEGLKEWAQCRRIQRECADSTEGQFKLVHAFYIGMLALRYQTLNGNRVIWPNQYTWLLRKNIVRWEDHPTWGLSLEDICDKSKSDNAAKLLALIQVIWFSAQCMFRISCHLPLSQLESMTLGYIPLFIVTYFFWWNKPKDIRSPSLVMLPEMSLEQFNVFDSMAVSNKFDNEGTKKQTSYWNMWYLTPRVFEKVEEDRPVQEARTRARNGLTQTPIAQPPPEATVNESRIRDLEDPYESRKDIVVAHWDPDLYRSKIWPLACLFGISFGALHLVSWNTMFPSIVELWLWRASAFVSIVSMLIFMHFEKVVLRWDGFLTIFSLSSPIFYLLSRIVMMTEAFAVLRAADPVIYESCAY; encoded by the coding sequence ACAATATTTCTGTGCACCTGGGTTGTGATCCATCCCCGAGTCTACAAGCGAGAATCTTACGTAAACCTTCATAAGGTTGGGCTTTTCATGAAGACAGTATTTGCACCAGAGGTTATTGCGGTGGAAGGACTTAAAGAATGGGCACAGTGCCGCAGGATACAAAGAGAATGTGCCGATTCCACAGAAGGCCAATTCAAActtgtccatgccttctaCATCGGCATGCTTGCACTGAGGTACCAAACACTGAATGGTAATCGTGTCATTTGGCCCAACCAGTATACCTGGCTACTAAGAAAAAACATTGTTCGCTGGGAGGACCATCCCACATGGGGCCTGtctcttgaggatatctgcGACAAGAGCAAGTCTGACAACGCTGCAAAGCTACTGGCTTTGATCCAAGTAATCTGGTTCTCAGCACAATGCATGTTCCGTATCTCTTGTCATCTACCCCTCTCGCAGTTGGAGTCAATGACCCTTGGCTATATCCCATTGTTCATCGTGACATATTTCTTCTGGTGGAATAAGCCCAAGGACATCAGATCGCCATCTCTTGTTATGCTTCCGGAAATGAGCCTGGAGCAATTCAACGTTTTTGATTCGATGGCTGTCAGTAACAAGTTTGATAACGAGGGGACGAAAAAACAAACGTCATATTGGAACATGTGGTATCTTACCCCACGTGTTTTTGAGAAGGTCGAAGAGGACAGACCTGTGCAGGAGGCCAGAACAAGAGCCCGAAACGGCCTAACTCAAACTCCAATCGCTCAACCACCACCTGAAGCTACAGTCAACGAAAGCAGGATTCGAGATCTCGAAGATCCATATGAGTCCCGTAAGGATATCGTCGTAGCTCATTGGGATCCCGACCTATATAGGTCAAAAATCTGGCCCTTGGCGTGTCTGTTTGGGATTTCATTCGGCGCCCTTCACCTCGTATCTTGGAACACCATGTTCCCATCAATCGTTGAGTTGTGGCTCTGGCGTGCATCTGCATTCGTTTCAATCGTGTCGATGCTTATATTTATGCACTTTGAGAAGGTCGTCCTCCGGTGGGATGGCTTCTTGACGATTTTCAGTCTCTCGTCACCGATATTTTATCTTCTCAGTCGTATTGTGATGATGACAGAGGCTTTTGCTGTACTAAGAGCAGCAGACCCGGTTATTTACGAGAGTTGTGCTTACTGA